In Dama dama isolate Ldn47 chromosome 20, ASM3311817v1, whole genome shotgun sequence, a single window of DNA contains:
- the AKR1A1 gene encoding aldo-keto reductase family 1 member A1 isoform X3, which yields MLVGNPLITILRNGWCSLRAQASAPRLLSGGAMAASCILLHTGQKMPLIGLGTWKSDPGQLVPREELFVTSKLWNTKHHPEDVEPALRKTLADLQLEYLDLYLMHWPYAFERGDSPFPKNADGTMRYDSTHYKETWRALEALVAKGLVRALGLSNFNSRQIDDVLSMASVRPAVLQVECHPYLAQNELIAHCQARGLEVTAYSPLGSSDRAWRDPEEPVLLKEPVVLALAEKHGRSPAQILLRWQVQRKVSCIPKSVTPSRILENIQVFDFTFSPEEMKQLDALNKNLRFIVPMLTVDGKRVPRDAGHPLYPFNDPY from the exons GGGCAATGGCGGCTTCCTGTATCCTCCTACACACTGGGCAGAAGATGCCCCTGATTGGACTGGGCACCTGGAAGAGCGACCCTGgccag TTGGTGCCTCGGGAGGAGCTCTTTGTGACTTCCAAGCTGTGGAACACAAAGCACCACCCCGAGGATGTGGAGCCTGCCCTCCGGAAGACACTTGCTGACCTGCAGCTGGAGTATCTGGACCTGTACCTGATGCACTGGCCTTATGCCTTTGA GCGGGGAGACAGCCCCTTCCCTAAGAATGCTGATGGGACTATGCGCTATGACTCCACCCACTACAAGGAGACCTGGAGGGCTCTGGAGGCACTGGTGGCTAAGGGGCTGGTGCGGGCCCTGGGTCTGTCCAACTTCAACAGTCGGCAGATTGATGATGTGCTCAGCATGGCCTCTGTGCGCCCAGCTGTCCTGCAG GTGGAATGCCACCCATACCTGGCTCAGAATGAGCTGATTGCCCACTGCCAAGCACGAGGCCTGGAGGTGACTGCTTATAGCCCTCTGGGTTCCTCTGATCGGGCATGGCGTGATCCTGAGGAGCCTGTCCTGCTTAAGGAGCCAGTGGTCCTGGCATTGGCTGAAAAGCATGGTCGGTCTCCAGCTCAGATCTTGCTCCG GTGGCAGGTCCAGCGGAAAGTGAGCTGCATCCCCAAGAGTGTCACACCTTCCCGTATCCTTGAGAACATCCAG GTGTTTGACTTCACCTTTAGCCCAGAGGAGATGAAGCAGCTGGATGCCCTGAATAAAAACTTGCGATTCATTGTGCCCATGCTTACG gtGGATGGGAAGAGGGTCCCAAGAGATGCAGGGCACCCTCTCTACCCCTTCAATGACCCATATTGA
- the AKR1A1 gene encoding aldo-keto reductase family 1 member A1 isoform X1 — translation MLVGNPLITILRNGWCSLRAQASAPRLLSGGAMAASCILLHTGQKMPLIGLGTWKSDPGQVKAAIKYALSVGYRHIDCAAIYGNETEIGEALKENVGPGKLVPREELFVTSKLWNTKHHPEDVEPALRKTLADLQLEYLDLYLMHWPYAFERGDSPFPKNADGTMRYDSTHYKETWRALEALVAKGLVRALGLSNFNSRQIDDVLSMASVRPAVLQVECHPYLAQNELIAHCQARGLEVTAYSPLGSSDRAWRDPEEPVLLKEPVVLALAEKHGRSPAQILLRWQVQRKVSCIPKSVTPSRILENIQVFDFTFSPEEMKQLDALNKNLRFIVPMLTVDGKRVPRDAGHPLYPFNDPY, via the exons GGGCAATGGCGGCTTCCTGTATCCTCCTACACACTGGGCAGAAGATGCCCCTGATTGGACTGGGCACCTGGAAGAGCGACCCTGgccag GTTAAAGCAGCTATTAAGTATGCCCTGAGTGTAGGCTACCGCCACATTGACTGTGCTGCTATCTATGGCAATGAGACTGAAATCGGGGAAGCCCTGAAGGAGAATGTGGGACCTGGCAAG TTGGTGCCTCGGGAGGAGCTCTTTGTGACTTCCAAGCTGTGGAACACAAAGCACCACCCCGAGGATGTGGAGCCTGCCCTCCGGAAGACACTTGCTGACCTGCAGCTGGAGTATCTGGACCTGTACCTGATGCACTGGCCTTATGCCTTTGA GCGGGGAGACAGCCCCTTCCCTAAGAATGCTGATGGGACTATGCGCTATGACTCCACCCACTACAAGGAGACCTGGAGGGCTCTGGAGGCACTGGTGGCTAAGGGGCTGGTGCGGGCCCTGGGTCTGTCCAACTTCAACAGTCGGCAGATTGATGATGTGCTCAGCATGGCCTCTGTGCGCCCAGCTGTCCTGCAG GTGGAATGCCACCCATACCTGGCTCAGAATGAGCTGATTGCCCACTGCCAAGCACGAGGCCTGGAGGTGACTGCTTATAGCCCTCTGGGTTCCTCTGATCGGGCATGGCGTGATCCTGAGGAGCCTGTCCTGCTTAAGGAGCCAGTGGTCCTGGCATTGGCTGAAAAGCATGGTCGGTCTCCAGCTCAGATCTTGCTCCG GTGGCAGGTCCAGCGGAAAGTGAGCTGCATCCCCAAGAGTGTCACACCTTCCCGTATCCTTGAGAACATCCAG GTGTTTGACTTCACCTTTAGCCCAGAGGAGATGAAGCAGCTGGATGCCCTGAATAAAAACTTGCGATTCATTGTGCCCATGCTTACG gtGGATGGGAAGAGGGTCCCAAGAGATGCAGGGCACCCTCTCTACCCCTTCAATGACCCATATTGA
- the AKR1A1 gene encoding aldo-keto reductase family 1 member A1 isoform X2 yields the protein MAASCILLHTGQKMPLIGLGTWKSDPGQVKAAIKYALSVGYRHIDCAAIYGNETEIGEALKENVGPGKLVPREELFVTSKLWNTKHHPEDVEPALRKTLADLQLEYLDLYLMHWPYAFERGDSPFPKNADGTMRYDSTHYKETWRALEALVAKGLVRALGLSNFNSRQIDDVLSMASVRPAVLQVECHPYLAQNELIAHCQARGLEVTAYSPLGSSDRAWRDPEEPVLLKEPVVLALAEKHGRSPAQILLRWQVQRKVSCIPKSVTPSRILENIQVFDFTFSPEEMKQLDALNKNLRFIVPMLTVDGKRVPRDAGHPLYPFNDPY from the exons ATGGCGGCTTCCTGTATCCTCCTACACACTGGGCAGAAGATGCCCCTGATTGGACTGGGCACCTGGAAGAGCGACCCTGgccag GTTAAAGCAGCTATTAAGTATGCCCTGAGTGTAGGCTACCGCCACATTGACTGTGCTGCTATCTATGGCAATGAGACTGAAATCGGGGAAGCCCTGAAGGAGAATGTGGGACCTGGCAAG TTGGTGCCTCGGGAGGAGCTCTTTGTGACTTCCAAGCTGTGGAACACAAAGCACCACCCCGAGGATGTGGAGCCTGCCCTCCGGAAGACACTTGCTGACCTGCAGCTGGAGTATCTGGACCTGTACCTGATGCACTGGCCTTATGCCTTTGA GCGGGGAGACAGCCCCTTCCCTAAGAATGCTGATGGGACTATGCGCTATGACTCCACCCACTACAAGGAGACCTGGAGGGCTCTGGAGGCACTGGTGGCTAAGGGGCTGGTGCGGGCCCTGGGTCTGTCCAACTTCAACAGTCGGCAGATTGATGATGTGCTCAGCATGGCCTCTGTGCGCCCAGCTGTCCTGCAG GTGGAATGCCACCCATACCTGGCTCAGAATGAGCTGATTGCCCACTGCCAAGCACGAGGCCTGGAGGTGACTGCTTATAGCCCTCTGGGTTCCTCTGATCGGGCATGGCGTGATCCTGAGGAGCCTGTCCTGCTTAAGGAGCCAGTGGTCCTGGCATTGGCTGAAAAGCATGGTCGGTCTCCAGCTCAGATCTTGCTCCG GTGGCAGGTCCAGCGGAAAGTGAGCTGCATCCCCAAGAGTGTCACACCTTCCCGTATCCTTGAGAACATCCAG GTGTTTGACTTCACCTTTAGCCCAGAGGAGATGAAGCAGCTGGATGCCCTGAATAAAAACTTGCGATTCATTGTGCCCATGCTTACG gtGGATGGGAAGAGGGTCCCAAGAGATGCAGGGCACCCTCTCTACCCCTTCAATGACCCATATTGA